The Capsicum annuum cultivar UCD-10X-F1 chromosome 1, UCD10Xv1.1, whole genome shotgun sequence sequence TTTTcttctatctagtcctgggggtattgtacccgataatttagttgtgtgcctagagccagtgtcatgttttcacgatatcctcagtcaagccatgtttagtataattcagtcagtcatgtaactcaaaaaaactcagtaatctcagaaagctcagtaattcagtaatctcagcagtattccgtcagtcaatggtgCTCAataaacttagtccagttcaattcagttaatcatgttcagtttctattcagatggaagtaggatttagcaccaagtgaacccaagaatgaggacacacactgatagttgagggtgtgatccttagaagcaatctttgtgttccataactatgtagccagcataggttgagacatcaacactgatagatgagggttaatgaggtggattaacattGTCAAAtaagggtcctaccattctcttttggagacacagccagatgagggtcacctacagcttgtctttaccagtggcgcggtattgacacccttccaattggatttacaaattagaccccaactcagctataatgcgttatttagggcatgttgattagatgactacttcccacagtctcagtctcagtaaaagaactcagatagttctttagttttcaaaactgtcagctacagtcaacTCAGCACAGTGTAAAACTCaactagtttcatcagaacctagactgctagctacaattattcagtatcagttatatcagttatcagtaactcatgttgtcagtaatcagactcagtagtcagtaccatcactAATTCAGTTATAGGCCCTTATTTATACatttattctcatgtttatgttatacagtcagttagcattgttcatgcatttgaatcctttacattcagcctatctcacatgcataccagtacattcaatcataatggcgcatttgcgctatggtgtttaattctatatcataggtttagaagcatgagcttcagagcatcaatagtattctagtttcagcagtcggagttagcagtgagtcctcattcttcaaggacatgattaatactttatttctttattacatagtttattttagtatttggatttagttggggacatgtcccatcaactccttatttagacagtttaattttagaggcttttcagactacagtatgttcagacagttttgttttagtttgttttggtattgatatactgtactttcagatgttatgttttatcagttttgaaccttatggtctttcatcctttatttttgcatttatacaatatattatgtagtattcaGGTACAgctattagtcatgggttagcttgtgatccttcgaggtcatgagcaccgtgtagcatttcggataCTAAAtttggagtgttacaaacttggtatcagaacctaaggttcaatagtatcctagaaagtctgaaagcctcatTTAGTAGactcttgtacatgggtgtgttgcagaCCATATTTTTGTGCAgtaggctataagatgttttaggaacagtttcccttctttcagtattcatgtcatgccagtgagcataatctcaagttaatctctcgttctaatccttttctcttctgtttacagaacatgcttcccaagaagagaactagaaatcagtcagccccttatCATGAAGATCATTTAGGCGAACATATccctcatgcagagttcagagctatattcactactcttgcctagtcagttgctgctcagaataaatgaTCAGCTATCGTtccagctaacccagtggccaattcagctgcaaccaggatttaggacttcacccgaatgaatcctccatctttttttgggtctaaggCCAATGAAGACCCTCAAGAACTTCTTGATCACGTACAGAAGGTTacggacatcatgggggttacttctagtgagagtacagagctagctgcatatcggttggaggatgttgctcacacttggttcaagcagtagaaGTCAGAGAGTTCAGTTGATGTAGAATCcatagagtggaaggagtttgtcaccgcattcttagatagattctttcccccaagagttgagagaagcaaaggtgttagaatttatcaacctcaggcagggtaatatgacggtgaaagagtattctcttatgtttactcaattaaccatatatgctccctatgtagtggcagacagcagggccaagatgagtaagtttgtttctggggtaaataatagtgtggtcaataagTGCAGGTTTgcgatattgaatagtgacatgaacatagccaggcttatgacccatgatCAGgaaatagaagagcaaaagattaagatgcgagagaaatagaataagagagtaaggataggtagtttcaactttactcaacctaaatcagaaggagggaatcattctcaattccaTCCTAAGTCATTcattccatcttcttcttcagctagtgctccagtgccgaaATTCAAAGaaggcaatagagatagggcactaggctctaagtctcaaggtagtgtcagcaatgcctaaaataatcccctttgtcagacttgtggtaagaaccataagggtgttTGCAAAGCTGGCAGCGATGTCTGTTTCAaatatggcaagccaggtcacagagttagggattgtccccagtcaggttatcagggtcagcagaatcgttccTCAGCCCAGTCCGATTgcctaaatcagtagggtaccacttccagtgctactagtgggcaacgcccaaacagactttatgctcgcCAGTCCCGataagatcagaaaaattctcttgatgtggttattggtacgttatagatctttcatttgcGTATTTACGCTTTGCTTGATACAGGAAATTTCTTATCTTTcgttactccttacatagcaattgattttgaagttagtcctgaaattctagcagagcccttttcagtatctaccccactAGAAAGAACTATGATAGCACGGTGGGTATACAATAAttgtccagttatgatatttagaaagttacctcagcagacttagtcaaattagagatgactgattttgatatcattctcggcatggattggtttcattcctactatgccacagtcgactgtagaaacagagttgtccagttctagtttttgaataaacctgtcctagaatagaggggtagtacttcagctttaaaaggtcagcttgtttcctaccttcgagcaaggaaaatgatatctaaagaatgtgtttatcatcttgttcatgttaaaaaCTCTAGCTCTgagactcccaatcttgaatcagtcccagtcatgaAGAAATATTcggatgtctttcccaaagatcttctaggaattcctcccaaaagggaaataaacttcagcATTGATATTCTTCCAGATgctcagcctatatctatcccaccatatagaatggcaccaacagaactcagagaattaaaaaagcggttgaaggatatcttagataagggatttattagatcCAGCGTatctccgtggggtgcaccagtcttattcatgcataagaaaaacaGTTCtatcagaatgtgcattgattaccgtgagctcaataaagtcacggtcaagaaaaagtatccacttcctcgAATTGACgacctatttgatcaacttcagggtgtcagttatttctcaaaaatagacctcatatcaggttatcatcagctcagagtcagagaatgtgacattccaaaaatagccttccatactcagtatggtcactttgaattcctagttatgtcctttgttcttaccaatgccccaacagcttccgtagtgagcataatcatgcagaccatctcagaatcatgcTTTAGACTCTCAGatatcatcagttgtttgccaaattcagtatgTACAAGTTTtcgctaaggtcagtagcatttcttagtcatatcatttatggtgatggcattagggttgatcctcaaaagactgaagcagttaGAAActgcccagacctgtctctccatcatatatcaagagtttcttgggtttggctggctattatagacggtttgctgagggattttcttatattgcatctcctatgtccagattgactcagaagaaagtaaagtttcagtggttagatccttgcgagaagagttttcaggagttgaagactcgactcacctcagctccagttttgggttttctagatggttcagatgggttcgtagtgtattatgatgcatccagagtaggtttgggttgtgtcctcatatagcatggtaaggtcatagcctacgcctccagacagcttaaaccccatgagaagaattatctgactcatgatcttgagttaacagccGCAGTGGCAGAGCCAGGATTTTGGTTAAAGGTGTTCATATTATTAGAAAAAGAAACGggtcataaaaaaatattgtaaatcgTATATTGAGGAAGAAGAATCTTTGAAccaaactaatcataaaaaaccTAGAGGATAACAAGTTGaaacatataatataaataaagtcAACAAAGCAAATTTCATTAATAAAAGCTTGAttagaaaatataattacaagTGCATTCGGCGACGCTTCATCCCTTGAAATGTTTCTATAATACACTCattagaaatattcttaaatattcttttttctaCATAAGACACTATGCAACCATCTAAGAATTCATCATCCATTCAATTCCACAAATCATTCTTGATATACTTCATTGCCGAAAAAGCTCTTTCAACTGATGCAGTGGCAATGGGTAGAAGCAAAGCAAACTTCACTAAAAGAAATACAAGAGGATAGGTTAAGTTCTTCTTTGTCTCAACCAACTTTCTTAAAAGTTCCCCAAGTCCGCCTAAATTAGAGAATCTTTTATTAATATCACGaacatcaataatataattaacaagttgattctcaagaaccctcatttGAACTCATCAAAGTCATCAGGATATAATTTAGCCATCACCAATATCTTTTGGATGTCAAAACTAGAAAATGTATCAATTGGATTCAAGCAAGCTACACCATTAACCAAATCACTTGTCACCTCATTAAAACAGTCATTAAGTTCTTGTGGCTGccaatcaataattttataaaacacaTCCACACGATAATAGTGTAAAGTAGTATAATCAACTAATTTACATCATGATATCCCTGAGTTAGCATATGGCTCATCGTAATTGGGTAATGGAATACTATGCTTAATACAAAATGCCTCGaccttttctttgattgaatcccaaccaacatttttttaaaataggatCCCATTCATTATCTCATCATGCTTGTAGTCTTCTCTTTGCTACTATTACAAGAATCATGGCATTAGCAATATCCTGTTCCTTTTTCTGTAATGACACATTAAGATCATTTGTGATTCCTAAAACATCAGTCATCAAATGCAACAAGAAAATAGTCTCAAAAGTTTGACAACTTCTAAGAAATCCCGATGCGCCAGCTTTTTCTTCCAAAGTACTTGCATTTTCAACAAGAGAATCAAGTACATCAACAATGGAGGAAAAGTTACTAATAAAGTTTCCAAACAACTTGTAGTGAGATCCCCAACGAGTGTCACTAGCTTTAATAAGACTAAGTTCTTGATTCAAACCTCTACCCATTTCTAGCTCACCCATATCTAATGCTTCTTGgagtttttctttttgagattcttgaaattCATCCATATGTTTAAAGGAAGCCCCCaacacattcaaaatatttgaagtcAATAGTACAAGTTCTCCTACTTGAACACACCTTTTAGAAACCACAACAAGAGTCAATTGAAGTTAATGAGCAAAATAATGAACCGAGTGAGCCGATCTACTTTCTTGTCTAATTAATGTTTTAAGACCACCTAACTCACTTTGCAT is a genomic window containing:
- the LOC107858571 gene encoding uncharacterized protein LOC107858571, encoding MDEFQESQKEKLQEALDMGELEMGRGLNQELSLIKASDTRWGSHYKLFGNFISNFSSIVDVLDSLVENASTLEEKAGASGFLRSCQTFETIFLLHLMTDVLGITNDLNVSLQKKEQDIANAMILPQELNDCFNEVTSDLVNGVACLNPIDTFSSFDIQKILVMAKLYPDDFDEFK